A single window of Hyla sarda isolate aHylSar1 chromosome 2, aHylSar1.hap1, whole genome shotgun sequence DNA harbors:
- the LOC130357358 gene encoding DNA damage-regulated autophagy modulator protein 1-like: MEIQGLGFLPILWVTWNLLGLSTLVTLTIALGHSRQPFISDTAVGYPEWIIYKVVFFGAPIIGVAVTYLQHRFMFLRSEPSAKHFRIYQKILFTLGCIMCIGTALNAVFTMGNNPTIHRISSGMAFICGAIYNVCQAGFLYKRSYSSRIVCHIRLASTLVTSVVLLLFSVGQVSFYTDLCTGHCEEIMYVPVMVAEYLGFCGVTLYHVTHYTDLQHLSVKISRNDINVSLRTKIPDPEQNHPVE, translated from the coding sequence ATGGAGATCCAGGGATTAGGGTTCTTGCCTATCCTTTGGGTCACATGGAACCTTTTGGGCCTCAGCACTCTTGTCACCTTGACCATCGCCCTAGGACATAGCAGACAGCCGTTTATCAGTGACACGGCTGTAGGATATCCTGAGTGGATAATATATAAGGTTGTGTTCTTTGGTGCACCCATCATAGGAGTTGCCGTCACCTACCTGCAGCACCGATTTATGTTCCTGCGCTCTGAACCATCTGCGAAGCATTTTAGGATTTACCAGAAGATCTTGTTTACCTTAGGATGCATCATGTGCATAGGAACAGCCCTGAATGCCGTATTTACTATGGGGAACAATCCTACAATACACAGGATCAGCTCAGGTATGGCATTTATTTGTGGagccatatataatgtgtgccaAGCTGGATTCCTATACAAAAGGTCATACAGCAGCCGGATTGTTTGCCATATAAGGCTGGCCTCCACCTTAGTGACTTCTGTGGTGCTGCTGCTCTTCAGTGTCGGTCAGGTCTCCTTCTATACGGATCTGTGCACCGGACACTGCGAGGAGATTATGTATGTCCCCGTCATGGTGGCTGAATACCTGGGATTCTGCGGCGTCACCTTATACCATGTGACCCACTATACAGATTTACAGCATTTGTCAGTAAAGATTTCCAGAAATGACATTAACGTCAGCCTGAGGACCAAGATACCGGACCCGGAACAGAACCATCCTGTAGAATAG